Below is a genomic region from Neoarius graeffei isolate fNeoGra1 chromosome 12, fNeoGra1.pri, whole genome shotgun sequence.
tcatgaaagagcagtgacatgtactcactgcttaccagtgaactagacccatagtttcacaacactggctagcacacccaactctcacctagtaaatgctagtcactgatttttttaagctaatacattaagctaatagattgcttattttaacgatattgactgttgaaatagtaatgtccctggttccctagtaaaattcagggcattgtccccgattatcatctcaaaagtctgttaaccttaccctcacccccactccaaaccacactgcttgtggactgagagtcatgtgcactagccagtccactgactagcacgacttttaaaacgttgggcagtaaggtttccttaagctaatacattaagctaatagattgcttatttttacgatattgactgttgaaatagtaatgttcctggttccctagtaaaattcagggcattgtccccgattcacccccactccaaaccacactgctcttccactgactagcacgacttttaaaacgttggggagtaaggtttacttaacattctcctctgtactagctggcatccagtacataagcatatttttacagacacctaagcaatggcaaagggtttagagggtttttttttttccatctgaactcttagttctttccttaaatagtttttgtgttttgtgtgtgtttgcatactgtatgtaattatttaacataattattgctcattagtgtgtgtgcatgtgtgtgcgcgtgtgcatgcatgcatgcacgtacatgctttatgtactgtagttcttgtatcaaaattgttaattttgcaaatttatgaaagggtcaattacacgtttgactaatttgaatgacagtaaagcgtgaatactgtacagccaatttggttaattgaaaatcagtatcttttgctattcttgtgtgcgcgcgcatgctgtatatgccattttgcatgcttgatatattgcatactgtagttttacatagtggatcactggtgtgagtgtatatgcatgctgtatatagttatattgcatgctgtatatagttcttttacatagtggatcactggtgtgagtgtatgcatgctgtatatagttctattgcatgctgtagttcttttacatagtggatcactggtgtgagtgtatacatgctgtatatagttcgtttacatagtggatcattggtgtgagtgtatgcatgctgtatatagttcttttacatagttattggtcattagtgtgtgtgtgtgcatgctgtatatagttcttttgcatgctgtatagttcttacatagatattgatcattattttgtattaactgtagagtttatgtaatacttgtataaaaatcgctaatttggaaaagttatgaaagggttaattaatccacatttgatgtatttgaatgacaaatatagagaaaaatgtgaatacctatcagatacagccaacttggtgcatttaatatcagtatttacactgatattattttttttgtattttcttccattatttgggcatatagggcattaaagggttaatatattaaattggccaagggatatcaccgggcaccctcttaaatcttgaagagctacctcaaatctataagataaagcaaaaaaaaaaactttaaccaaaaattccgggtccgaccccatggctcccggactatgACTTCTTCCTTTAACTTCTGATTCAAAGTAGGCTGGCTCCTCTGATCAGCCCTGAAGAGGGAGCCaaaaatttctgccattgctgacCCCTTGGAAGGAGGTGGGGAGGAGGATACCTCTGACTCCTCTGTCTTCACTGGCAAAGGAGTGGCCTGTGAAGTTGATGGTCTGTCCTCCTGTGTGGACAGAGACAGATCATTCTGCAATGTGAAAAGGGGGAAAACAATAAATTGAGCATTATGGTGTAACAGTAGATTAGTCACTTAAGAAATaacattttatatattattaattattattttcttaAATGCATACCTGTTGTGCTCTTCCCAGCACTTCTCTGATAATATCGTCATGGACTTTCCTGTGGCACGCTGGATCTAGGTGATTCAGTGTTTTGAACCTGGGGTCCAATAATGTACATTTATTTAGGAAATCCCTGAGGTCTGGGTCCTCGTATCTGCCTTTGAAGTTTTCTCCAATTGCATTTTTCATCTCCCTGGTAATTGGAGCATCAGATGTATTTTCTTGTGTGGCATTCAGGATTGTAGTTTGCAGAGGCAGGATCATGGAAATAGATGGTGCTGTTTCTGTCCTAATAACTGCTGTGATCATCTTCAGAGGCTTCATAACATCGACTATGTTCTCTGCATAGGACAGCTCCTGATCTGACAGATTAGCGATGCCCTTGGTCTTGATTTTCTTCTCTGTCAAGGCTGAGTAGATAGCAGCTTGTTGCTCTAGGTATCTCTCGACCATTTCGTAGCTGGAGTTCCAGCGCGTGGCAACATCAATGATGAGACTGTGGTGCGGCAAATCAAGCATGTCCTGTTTCGTTTCCAGAATGTAGGCAGCCGTTGTGCTGCGGTGAAAGTATGACACTGTTGATCTCATTTTTGCAAGTACATTCGATACCTGCTTGACATCGAGTGCTTTCTTAGCGGCCAAGTTAAGGGTATGGGCAAAGCACGCTATGTGCGGACCGAGCCCTGCCTCACCAATTGCATTGACAATGTTTCTTGCATTGTCGGTGGTGACTGCTTTATTCATCCCAGGCCTTTCGAGTTTCCACTCTGACACAACTTCATTTAGCTTATCAGCTAGGTGGCTACTTGTGTGCTGCTCGTACAAGGGGCGCGTTTGTAGGACTACCGTTCTCATCTCCCACAAAGAGCTGATAAAATGCGCCGTTATTGTGAGAAAGCTTTCGGTAGCTCGAGACGTCCACAAATCAGTTGTGAGAGCAATAGAAGGAGCCGCTGACAACTCCAATTCCACTACGTGCCTTGTTCTTTTGTAAATGTCTGGTACTACCGTTTAATATGGCTGCGGGATGGCACCATGAAACGTGGTTCTAGCACATGTAACAAATATTTGAAGCCTTCCTCTTCCACAGTGGAGTATGGGCGCATTGCGGATGCAATATAAATCCCAACTGCGTCGGTAATTTTTTTCATTCTAGTAGAGTTTGTGTCTAGTGGTTGGTGAAACACGGTGGGGAGAAGTGACTGGACACTCTTTTTTTTCGGTCTTGTTCCAGTTATGGGGATGCCTGGGTGATGTCGTCGGATGTGCTTTAGCATGTTCGAAGTGTTCCCATTTGCATAACTAACCACTGTCGAACAACGCCGACAGACAGTCTTCGTTTTGTCTACTTCTCGCTCACCTTTATTGTAAGTCACGGGAAACCCGAAATTACCCCACACCGTTGATTTAAACGA
It encodes:
- the LOC132895318 gene encoding zinc finger BED domain-containing protein 4-like → MRTVVLQTRPLYEQHTSSHLADKLNEVVSEWKLERPGMNKAVTTDNARNIVNAIGEAGLGPHIACFAHTLNLAAKKALDVKQVSNVLAKMRSTVSYFHRSTTAAYILETKQDMLDLPHHSLIIDVATRWNSSYEMVERYLEQQAAIYSALTEKKIKTKGIANLSDQELSYAENIVDVMKPLKMITAVIRTETAPSISMILPLQTTILNATQENTSDAPITREMKNAIGENFKGRYEDPDLRDFLNKCTLLDPRFKTLNHLDPACHRKVHDDIIREVLGRAQQNDLSLSTQEDRPSTSQATPLPVKTEESEVSSSPPPSKGSAMAEIFGSLFRADQRSQPTLNQKLKEEVIVREPWGRTRNFWLKFFFLLYLIDLR